Genomic DNA from alpha proteobacterium U9-1i:
TTGGCGTCGTAGGAGGTATCCTTGCCGTCCTTCTTCACGATCACTTTGGGCGCAGCACTCCCCTTCTCGAGCCGTGCGTCACCCGCAATCACCTCGATCTTGTTCTTCTTCATCAAGAACTGGACGCCCTTCTCCATGCGTCCAGCAACACCACGCGAGCGTTTCACCACCGCTTCGTGATCGAATGTCACGCCCTCAGCGGAGAGTCCGTATTCCTTGGCGTGTTGGAAGTTCCGGTACACCTCGGCGGAACGCAGCAGCGCCTTGGTCGGGATGCAGCCCCAGTTCAGACAGATGCCGCCAAGGCGGTCGCGCTCGACGATGGCGACCTTCATACCGAGTTGCGAAGCGCGGATGGCGGTCACGTAGCCGCCAGGCCCGGAACCGATGACGATGACGTCGAAGGATGTGCTCATGGGAGTGAGATACATTGCGGTCGAGGCACACTCAATGCGCCGCCGTCGCTAGGCTGGCCTCACGTTTTCGGATAATTGGGCATCACCGACGCGTGTCACCCACCGATCCCGAACGCATTCCGTATCCCGTCCACGACAAACTGGGCGGCAAGCGCGGCCAGAAGGATGCCAAAGATCCGCGTGATCATCGCGGCCACCGTTTGGCCCATGAAGCGCGACAACGGGCCGGCCAGCAGGAAGGCGATGAGGCAGAGCGCGAGGTTGGCGCCGGCGCCAAGCAGGATCATTGCCCGGCTGGGCAAATCTTCGTGCTGAGAGAAGTAGAGCATGATCGACGCGATAGCGCCTGGGCCGGAGATCAGTGGGATGGCCAGCGGGAAAACAGAGATGTCGTCCTGGTGGCCTGGATGCTTAGCCTGCTCGGCGGCTACCTTTTCGGCGCGCTCGTCGCGTCGCTCGGAGCGCTTCTCGAACAGCATGTCTACGGCGATCAGGAACAGCAAGATGCCGCCGGCGATACGGAAGGCGTCAATCGAGACGTGGAGCTGATCCAAAAGCCACGCGCCGCCGAACGCGAACGCGAGCAGGATGCCGCTGGCGATGGCGATCGACTTGAACGCCATCTTGCGCCGCCATTCCGGCGTCATCGATGTGGTCATGGTGCCGAACATCGGCGCCATGGCGACGGGGTCGATGGCCACGAAAAAGGTGACGAAGGAAGCGAGCAGCAGCGTCAGCATAAAACGCTTCTAGACGATTCCGGCGCTGCGTGGGCCGTTTTCAACGCGCAACGAAAAACGTTGCGAGGTCAAAGACGCTGCGCCAGCTCACATACGCCGCAAGTGCGAACACCACCACGGCCAGATAAGGCGCTGCGCGGTTCAAGGTGCGCGCGACATCGCGTGCAGCAATCGAAATCAACCAACCGATCAGCGTGGCGGCGAGAATTGCCCCACCCATAACGGCGATCAAAGCGATCACTGAACCACCGCTCAGGAAGCCGTGAAAGAACAACAGAAGCGGCGTGACGAGACTTAAGATGCTGACCCAAAGGCCCACGCCTTGCCATTCGGAGCGGGTTTCACCTTCCGCGGGCTTGGGCTTCGACGCTTCGCAAATCATGACGAAGAACGACCCGAGCAGCGCGAGAAACCAAAGATCCCCAACGCGGTCCATCAGTTGATCGACCAAGGCGGTTACGAGATCCACGGCGCCGTCTCCCCTCCGCGCATGCTGCGCGAGCACGAGAGCAGCTTCAAACGAAAAGCGACGAAGCCCTGAGGCCTCGCCGCTCCCGTTTCATCTGTTTTGCGTCGCGTCAGCCTGGGCTGCGGAGGGCTGCGAGTTGTGCGCGATTGAGGTCGTCGGTGGTGTAACGGCCGTCGGCTACGGCTTCGCGCACCTCGGTCGGCGCGTTTACGCTGGCCGCCGCTTGCGCGGCGCTGCGCGTGTTGGTGCTTGCGCTGCGTGGCGTGGCTTGCGCCGCCGTAGCAGCGCTCACCTCAGCCGATGCCGCAGCACCCGCACCTTCTGTGGCCGTGGTCGCGCGATCGGCGGCGGCATCTGCGGCTCCGGCGGTGCGCGCAACCGTGCGGCCAGCCGCGTCAGCGGCGGCGCTGGCGTTCGGAGTGGCGACGGTGGCTGAGCCTTGCGCACCGGCGCTTGCGCCAGGCGCTGCGACGCTGGCCGATCCTTGCGCCGACGTGGAAGCCTGTGGCGCCGCGTTGCGCACGGTGTTTGTCGCGCCTTCGGTGGTTTCGCGCGCTTCCTCTTGTGCGCGTTCACGTGTCTGGCTTACGGCGCCGGTGACGCGATTGGTGGTCGGGGCTGTGTCCGCGCGCACGCCGCCTTGCGCGGAACCGGTTACAGCGCCGGTCGTGCCTTGGACGGCGCCGCCGACACTTCCGGTGACGGGGCCAACAACTTGCGCGAAAGCGGGCGCAGAGACGAACAGGGACGCCGCGGCGGCGGTCGCGAATAGAATTTTCTTCATGTGTGTGTACTCCAGCGAAAAACGCCGGCTTCCGCCGGCTTTCGGGTGACCACACGTAAACGCGCGAGCACAGGTTCGGCGCCGCTTGCAGCCGCTAAAATGATTGTAAAGCTCAGATCGGCGAGAAGGCGCGAAGGTGGCGAAATGAGGCAACGGCTGAACGGTCGCTTAGATCGCGAATGCGCGTCAGCACACGTCTCCCCAGATTAGGAGCTCACAACAGCATCGCCATCGGGTCTTCGAGGAAGCTGCGGAAGGCTTTCAGGAACGCCGCACCTAACGCGCCATCGACGACGCGGTGATCGCACGTCACAGTGACGCTCATCATTGTTGCGATGGCGAGCGCGTCGTTCTTGACCACCGGGCGCTTTTCGCCGGCGCCGATCGACATGATCATGCCGTGCGGCTCGTTGATGATCGAGGCGAAGCTCTTGATGCCGAGCATGCCCATGTTCGAGATCGAGAACGTGCCGCCCTGGAACTCCTCGGGCTTCAGCTTCTTAGTGCGCGCACGTTCGGCGAGGTCGGCCATTTCGTGGCTGATCTGGGCGAGGCCCTTCGTCTCCGCCGCCCACACGATTGGCGTGATCAGCCCGTGTGGGATCGCCACGGCGACCGCGATATCGGCGTGGTGGTGCAGCGCGATGCCGTCGGGCGTGTAGCTGGCGTTGGCTTCGGGCACGAGCTTCAGCGCCAAGGCGGCGGCCTTGATGCACATGTCGTTGACGGAGATCTTCACGCCGCTGTCGCCGAAGCGCTTGTTGATCTCGCCGCGCGCCTTGAGCAGCGCGTCAATCTCGATGTCGATGCTGAGCGGGAAGTGCGGCACGTCGCGGAAGCTCTCTGTCATGCGCTTGGCGATGGTTTTGCGCATGAGATCGAGCGGCACGAGATCATAGCTTCCAGCGCGGATGCCTTGCTGTTCAAGCGATTTGTGTGGTGCGGGCGCTTGGGCGGGCGCTGGCGTCGTCAGCTCACGCGATTGCTGCGGCGCGGACGGCGCGGCGCGCGGCGACTTCGCTGCGGACTCAATGTCGGCTTTGACGATGCGGCCGTTCGGGCCAGAGCCTTTGAGACCGCTCAGGTCTATGCCGCCTTGTTCCGCCAAACGCCGCGCGAGCGGCGATGCGAGCACGCGCTCGCCATGGGTTGCGCTTGCAGTGATGGTTTGTGGCGTTGGCGCGCGTGCGGAAGCAGGCTTGTCGGGTTGTTGCTTGGCGGCGGCGATTGGCGGCGCTTCGGCCGGCTTGGGCGCCGGTTGCGCGGATTCGCCTTCGCCTGCGAGCGTTGCGATCGGCGTGTTGACCTTCACACCTTGGCTGCCTTCCGGCACCAGGATTTCCGCGATCACGCCCTCATCGACGGCCTCGACCTCCATCGTCGCCTTGTCGGTTTCGATCTCGGCGATGACTTGGCCCGGCTCGATCTTGTCGCCGGCCTTCACGTGCCATTTCGACAGATTGCCCTCCTCCATCGTCGGAGAGAGCGCCGGCATGGTGATCTGGATGGACATTGCGTCGTGGTCTTTCGCTATTGCCGGACGAAAACTTTGGAAACGATGCGCCACTCGCCATTGACCTTCACGAGCGTCAGCGCGTCGTAAAAGCGGTCCGTGGAACGGAACATCACAATGGCGATGCGGCCGTCGGTGATGTGCATGTCGAGAATGGCGCCGTCGCGCGCGCCACCCGGGGGATTAGGGTTCGACGCCCAACGCGTGAGCCACTCGTTCATATCGGAATAGGTGGTGACGGTCTCGCCGCCGCCTTCAGCGGGCGCCACCGCGATCATCGTGGCTTTGTCAGCCAGGAACGCGCGCTGCAAACGCTCGGCGCTGGCTTCGCCCTGACCGTGAAAATAATCGAACACGGCCCGTGTGACGGCTTGTTCATCGGCGCTCGGCTGGGCGAGTGCGGGCGTCACGCACAGGGCGAATGCGACGGAGATGTAGGCGAACAGGCGAAGCATGCGACGCTCCTCAGCGATACGTCACGGCTTTCACCGCATCGATAATCTTGTCCACGTTCGGCAACGCGAGCGCTTCGAGATTGGCGGCGTAGGCGAGCGGCGCATCGACTTGGTGTACACGCGTCGGCGGCGCGTCCAGATAGTCAAACGCCTCGCTTGTCACGCGCGCGCAGATTTCCGCGCCGACGCCCGACTGGCCCCAGCCTTCTTCGACCGTGACGATGCGGTTCGTTTTCTTGACGCTTTCGATGATCGTGTCGGTGTCGAGCGGGCGCAAAGTGCGCAGATCGATGACTTCAGCGTCGATGCCCTCCACCGCGAGCTTGTCGGCGGCCTTCAGCGCGAGGCCCACCATGCGCGAATGCGCGGTGATGGTGACGGCGGCGCCGGCGCGGCGGATTTTCGCTTTGCCGATCGGCACGATCCAATCGTCCACCGCGGGGATTTCGAACTCCGTGCCGTAGAGCATTTCGTGCTCGAGGAAGACGACGGGGTTTGGATTGCGGATCGCCGCTTTGAGCAAACCTTTCGCGTCAGCGGCGTCGTAGGGCGCGATGACGATGAGGCCGGGCACGTGGGAGTACCAAGACGAATAATCCTGGCTGTGCTGCGCGCCGACGCGCGAAGCTGCGCCGTTGGGGCCACGGAACACGATCGAGGATTTGATCTGTCCGCCGGACATATAGAGCGTCTTGGCGGCGGAATTGATGATCTGGTCGATCGCTTGCATCGCGAAATTCCAGGTCATGAATTCAACGATCGGCTTTAGGCCCGCCATCGCTGCGCCAACGCCCAAGCCGGCAAAGCCATGCTCGGTAATCGGCGTATCGACGACACGCTTTGAACCGAATTCCTGGAGCAGCTCGCGCGTAACCTTGTACGCACCTTGGTACTCGGCGACCTCCTCGCCCATGACGAACACGCGATCGTCACGACGCATCTCCTCGGCCATCGCGTCACGCAGAGCGTCGCGGACAGTGATCTTCACCATCTGTGTGCCGGCGGGGATCTCTGGATCAGCTAATGCTCCCCCGCGCGTGGGGGAGCTGTCAGGTCGCGCAGCGGGCTGACTGAGGGGGGCGTCCTTTACTTCCCCCTCCCTTCGCTTCGCTCGGACCTCCCCCGCAGGCTGGGGAGGAGGCTTTGGCGCTGGCGCCGCGGCTTCGCCGCCATCGAGCACCGCGATTGGCGTGTTCACTTTCACGCCCTGTGCGCCTTCGGCGACGAGCAATTCCGTAATCGTGCCTTCGTCGACGGCTTCGACTTCCATCGTCGCTTTGTCGGTCTCGATCTCGGCGATCACTTGGCCGGGTTCGATTCTGTCGCCCGGCTTGATCAGCCATTTCGCGAGGTTGCCCTCCTCCATGGTCGGCGAGAGCGCGGGCATCAAGATTTGCGTCATACGAGAACACCGAACAGGGCGAAGAAGATCATGCCGCAAGCGATCACGCCCGCGAGCCAGAAAAGCGGGCGAATGACGGGCCAGGCAGCCAGGTAGGTGATGGCGTGGGCGAGGCGCGCCCAGAAGAAGAGCTGCACGCCGAGCAATGTCCATTGGTTGGAAATGCCGGCGACC
This window encodes:
- a CDS encoding pyruvate dehydrogenase E1 component beta subunit, whose protein sequence is MTQILMPALSPTMEEGNLAKWLIKPGDRIEPGQVIAEIETDKATMEVEAVDEGTITELLVAEGAQGVKVNTPIAVLDGGEAAAPAPKPPPQPAGEVRAKRREGEVKDAPLSQPAARPDSSPTRGGALADPEIPAGTQMVKITVRDALRDAMAEEMRRDDRVFVMGEEVAEYQGAYKVTRELLQEFGSKRVVDTPITEHGFAGLGVGAAMAGLKPIVEFMTWNFAMQAIDQIINSAAKTLYMSGGQIKSSIVFRGPNGAASRVGAQHSQDYSSWYSHVPGLIVIAPYDAADAKGLLKAAIRNPNPVVFLEHEMLYGTEFEIPAVDDWIVPIGKAKIRRAGAAVTITAHSRMVGLALKAADKLAVEGIDAEVIDLRTLRPLDTDTIIESVKKTNRIVTVEEGWGQSGVGAEICARVTSEAFDYLDAPPTRVHQVDAPLAYAANLEALALPNVDKIIDAVKAVTYR
- a CDS encoding dihydrolipoamide acetyltransferase (component of pyruvate dehydrogenase complex): MAHRFQSFRPAIAKDHDAMSIQITMPALSPTMEEGNLSKWHVKAGDKIEPGQVIAEIETDKATMEVEAVDEGVIAEILVPEGSQGVKVNTPIATLAGEGESAQPAPKPAEAPPIAAAKQQPDKPASARAPTPQTITASATHGERVLASPLARRLAEQGGIDLSGLKGSGPNGRIVKADIESAAKSPRAAPSAPQQSRELTTPAPAQAPAPHKSLEQQGIRAGSYDLVPLDLMRKTIAKRMTESFRDVPHFPLSIDIEIDALLKARGEINKRFGDSGVKISVNDMCIKAAALALKLVPEANASYTPDGIALHHHADIAVAVAIPHGLITPIVWAAETKGLAQISHEMADLAERARTKKLKPEEFQGGTFSISNMGMLGIKSFASIINEPHGMIMSIGAGEKRPVVKNDALAIATMMSVTVTCDHRVVDGALGAAFLKAFRSFLEDPMAMLL
- a CDS encoding membrane protein, MarC family is translated as MLTLLLASFVTFFVAIDPVAMAPMFGTMTTSMTPEWRRKMAFKSIAIASGILLAFAFGGAWLLDQLHVSIDAFRIAGGILLFLIAVDMLFEKRSERRDERAEKVAAEQAKHPGHQDDISVFPLAIPLISGPGAIASIMLYFSQHEDLPSRAMILLGAGANLALCLIAFLLAGPLSRFMGQTVAAMITRIFGILLAALAAQFVVDGIRNAFGIGG